A part of Gossypium hirsutum isolate 1008001.06 chromosome A07, Gossypium_hirsutum_v2.1, whole genome shotgun sequence genomic DNA contains:
- the LOC107956523 gene encoding CEN-like protein 2 — protein MAKLSDPLVVGRVIGDVIDALSPSVKMSVTFNTNKQVYNGHEFFPSAVTNKPKVEVHGGDMRSFFTLVMTDPDVPGPSDPYLREHLHWIVTDIPGTTDATFGREMVNYEMPRPNIGIHRFVFLLFKQKGRQTVRSIPSSRDRFDTRKFAEENELGVPVAAVYFNAQRETAARRR, from the exons ATGGCAAAACTGTCAGATCCTCTTGTGGTGGGGAGAGTGATTGGGGATGTTATTGATGCCCTCTCCCCATCTGTGAAAATGTCAGTCACTTTCAACACCAACAAGCAGGTATATAATGGCCATGAATTTTTTCCATCTGCAGTTACTAACAAGCCTAAGGTTGAGGTTCATGGAGGTGATATGAGATCCTTTTTCACCCTG GTGATGACAGACCCAGATGTTCCTGGTCCTAGTGACCCTTACCTGAGGGAGCACTTACACTG GATAGTGACAGATATCCCCGGCACAACAGATGCCACATTTG gAAGGGAAATGGTGAACTACGAAATGCCAAGGCCAAACATAGGGATCCATAGGTTTGTGTTCCTCCTCTTCAAGCAGAAAGGCAGGCAAACAGTGAGAAGCATACCATCATCAAGGGATCGTTTCGATACCAGGAAGTTTGCAGAAGAAAACGAACTAGGGGTTCCTGTTGCAGCTGTCTATTTCAATGCTCAAAGGGAAACAGCTGCTAGAAGACGCTAA